The Methylacidimicrobium sp. B4 genome contains a region encoding:
- a CDS encoding glycosyltransferase family 2 protein, which produces MADNGSEPEKRAQLRRGLPQDVELVEIPENRGFGGALNVLLRRWLAEPSEDEFCFLASHDVMPRNDCMELLAEAMLSDASIGIACPDQDAESSPVYPHFSPVRGPRSIRCQAGKKGEQKDVVFANATLFAVRRRCIRDLDLFFDERFFCYGEEYDFGLRASRAGWRVVLVWGATVDNPGRVAPSLIYSYLHGRNSLFLALRYGGPIAAGLRASLFLLNTVRLLCIDTKNYRVGEFGLGRARALIDFLRGRYGPPPASLSLRGRAVTWRPYREG; this is translated from the coding sequence ATGGCGGATAACGGCTCGGAGCCGGAGAAGCGAGCGCAGCTCCGCCGCGGCTTGCCGCAAGATGTGGAGCTCGTCGAGATTCCCGAAAACCGGGGATTTGGAGGAGCGCTCAATGTCCTGCTTCGGCGGTGGCTTGCGGAACCCTCCGAAGATGAGTTCTGCTTTTTGGCCTCGCATGATGTCATGCCTCGGAACGACTGCATGGAATTGCTCGCAGAGGCGATGCTCTCCGACGCGTCGATCGGGATCGCATGCCCAGATCAGGATGCGGAGAGTTCTCCGGTCTATCCTCACTTTTCTCCGGTTCGCGGGCCGAGGAGCATTCGCTGCCAAGCCGGCAAAAAGGGAGAGCAGAAGGACGTGGTCTTTGCGAACGCGACCCTCTTTGCGGTCCGAAGGCGCTGCATCCGAGATCTCGACCTGTTCTTCGACGAGCGTTTCTTCTGCTACGGGGAAGAGTACGACTTTGGATTGCGGGCGAGCCGTGCGGGGTGGCGCGTCGTCCTCGTCTGGGGGGCCACGGTGGACAACCCGGGCCGGGTAGCTCCTTCTCTGATCTATTCCTACCTGCATGGCCGAAACTCGCTCTTCCTGGCCCTGCGGTACGGCGGACCGATCGCAGCGGGGCTTCGGGCGTCGCTCTTCTTGCTGAACACGGTGCGTCTCCTTTGTATCGATACTAAGAACTATCGCGTTGGCGAGTTCGGGCTTGGGCGGGCGCGTGCGCTCATCGACTTCTTGCGGGGCCGGTATGGCCCACCCCCGGCCTCTCTCTCGCTACGGGGGCGAGCGGTAACGTGGCGTCCCTATCGGGAGGGGTAG
- a CDS encoding putative colanic acid biosynthesis acetyltransferase: protein MASVGPWQRLDQFRLPPGFRGRPGWFVQLWWIVQATLFRLSPQFAYPWRRLLLRLFGARIGKHVRIRPTAEIVYPWKTVIGDYSWIGDQAVLYSLGPIEIGAHSVVSQRSYLCAGSHDPEQPDFPIFGKAIHLEDGVWLATDVFVAPGVRIGSGAVVGARSSVFADLPSGWICYGNPARPRRRRERSGCAGESGPRREASGG from the coding sequence ATGGCGTCGGTCGGACCGTGGCAACGGCTCGATCAATTCCGGCTCCCCCCCGGGTTCCGCGGCCGGCCCGGGTGGTTCGTGCAGCTCTGGTGGATTGTCCAGGCGACTCTCTTTCGGCTCTCTCCCCAATTTGCCTATCCCTGGCGAAGGCTGCTGTTGCGGCTGTTTGGAGCTCGGATCGGCAAACACGTGCGGATCCGTCCTACGGCGGAGATCGTCTATCCGTGGAAGACCGTTATTGGAGATTACTCCTGGATCGGAGATCAGGCGGTCCTCTATAGCCTCGGTCCCATCGAGATCGGCGCGCACTCGGTGGTGTCCCAGCGTTCCTATCTCTGTGCAGGGAGCCACGACCCGGAGCAGCCGGATTTTCCGATTTTCGGCAAGGCGATTCACCTCGAGGACGGAGTATGGTTGGCCACGGACGTCTTCGTTGCGCCCGGAGTGCGGATCGGCTCCGGCGCGGTGGTTGGAGCCCGAAGCAGCGTTTTTGCCGATTTACCTTCCGGATGGATCTGCTACGGGAACCCCGCGCGCCCCCGGCGCAGGCGGGAGCGGAGTGGCTGCGCGGGTGAGTCGGGGCCAAGAAGAGAAGCATCCGGAGGATAG
- a CDS encoding class I SAM-dependent methyltransferase: MEKVYPESLFGGFTAVDGTLAFYLRIQALLPSCREIADVGCGVGEGARDPVEVRRKLRMLRGPSRHVIGLDLDPAGAENPLVDEFRRIEGPRWPLEDGSVDLLLADWVVEHLEEPSHFFAESARVLRPEGFLCLRTPNLWSYFGLCSALIPNRWHKSMRNQVQERPEGKEISAWRTFYRCNTIPALRTALARSGFEGQVLGHNAEPAYLSFSRLAYRMGSFYQRWAPSFLAVTLFVFAQRRPASGPLSPKSS; the protein is encoded by the coding sequence ATGGAAAAGGTTTACCCCGAAAGTCTCTTTGGAGGGTTTACGGCCGTCGACGGGACGCTGGCCTTCTATCTTCGCATTCAGGCACTGCTCCCTTCTTGTCGGGAGATCGCTGATGTCGGCTGCGGAGTAGGGGAAGGCGCTCGCGACCCGGTAGAGGTGCGGAGGAAGCTTCGCATGCTGCGTGGCCCCTCCCGGCATGTGATCGGTCTGGATCTGGATCCGGCAGGAGCGGAAAACCCTCTGGTCGACGAGTTCCGGCGCATCGAGGGGCCGCGGTGGCCGCTCGAGGACGGGTCCGTCGATCTGCTCCTGGCCGACTGGGTGGTGGAGCATCTGGAGGAGCCGAGCCATTTCTTTGCAGAAAGCGCGCGGGTGCTGCGGCCGGAAGGCTTCCTCTGCCTGAGGACTCCCAACCTCTGGAGCTACTTTGGGCTCTGTTCGGCCCTGATTCCCAACCGTTGGCATAAGAGCATGCGCAATCAGGTTCAAGAACGGCCGGAGGGAAAGGAGATTTCCGCTTGGCGGACGTTCTATCGTTGCAACACGATTCCCGCCCTGCGGACGGCTTTGGCCCGGTCTGGATTCGAGGGACAGGTCCTGGGCCATAACGCGGAGCCCGCCTATCTCTCTTTTTCGCGCCTTGCCTATCGGATGGGGAGCTTCTATCAGCGATGGGCTCCCTCGTTTCTGGCCGTCACCTTGTTTGTCTTTGCGCAACGAAGGCCCGCTTCGGGGCCGCTGTCCCCGAAGTCAAGCTAA
- the ltrA gene encoding group II intron reverse transcriptase/maturase, translating into MMNGPKKSDLAIVAEKPTNKAGKPAAEPVEPRARTEGNTHQQSTDRTQGRVRVSQALERVRQVAKARKKERFTALLHHISVDLLRQSFYALKRNAAPGVDGVRWSDYEANLESNLQGLHDRVRRGAYRALPSRRKYIPKPDGRQRPLGIASLEDKLLQRAVVAVLNAIYEEDFLGFSYGFRPKRSQHDALDALATGIQRRKVNWILDADYRSFFDTVSHEWLIRFLEHRIGDERILRLIRKWLKAGVLEAEVVTESEAGTPQGATVSPLLANVYLHYVFDLWAQQWRKRHARGDMIVVRYADDSVLGFEYEADAQRFLAEMGTRSKAFSLQLHPDKTRIIRFGRFAALNRKERGRGKPETFNFLGFTMICGQKRTGGFQLLRRTRRDRLQRTIQRVKEELQRRRHQPIPDQGKWLAQVVRGFYAYHAVPTNYPALRLFRVRIAQLWKRALSRRGQRGQLTWKQMPKLVDAWLPPPRILHPWPERRFAVKHPRWEPCA; encoded by the coding sequence ATGATGAACGGACCCAAGAAGTCTGACCTCGCCATAGTAGCTGAGAAGCCGACGAACAAGGCCGGGAAACCGGCGGCGGAGCCGGTGGAGCCAAGGGCGAGGACCGAGGGGAACACGCATCAGCAAAGCACGGACCGGACTCAGGGCCGGGTTCGCGTGTCACAGGCGCTGGAGCGTGTACGGCAAGTAGCAAAGGCGAGGAAGAAGGAACGGTTCACTGCGCTGCTCCACCATATCAGCGTCGATCTACTCCGTCAGTCGTTTTACGCACTCAAGCGCAACGCGGCTCCCGGAGTGGACGGGGTGAGATGGTCGGACTACGAGGCAAACCTGGAGAGCAATCTGCAAGGTCTGCATGATCGGGTTCGTCGGGGCGCGTACCGGGCACTGCCCAGCCGGAGGAAGTACATTCCAAAGCCGGATGGGCGGCAGCGGCCGTTGGGCATCGCGTCGTTGGAGGATAAGCTCCTCCAGCGGGCGGTGGTGGCGGTGCTGAATGCGATCTACGAGGAAGATTTCCTCGGGTTCTCGTATGGATTCCGGCCGAAGCGCAGTCAGCACGATGCGCTGGATGCTTTGGCAACCGGCATTCAACGACGGAAGGTGAACTGGATACTCGACGCAGATTATCGAAGCTTTTTCGACACGGTGAGTCATGAATGGCTTATTCGTTTCCTGGAGCATCGAATCGGCGACGAGCGCATCCTCCGTCTGATCCGCAAATGGCTGAAGGCGGGAGTACTGGAGGCGGAGGTTGTCACGGAGAGCGAAGCAGGCACGCCTCAGGGTGCGACGGTGTCGCCCCTGTTGGCCAACGTCTATTTGCATTACGTGTTCGATCTCTGGGCGCAACAGTGGCGGAAACGCCACGCCCGCGGGGACATGATCGTAGTGCGCTACGCCGATGATAGTGTCCTCGGCTTTGAGTATGAAGCCGATGCCCAGCGGTTTCTGGCGGAGATGGGGACGCGGTCGAAGGCATTCTCGCTGCAACTGCATCCGGACAAGACACGGATCATTCGGTTTGGCCGTTTTGCGGCTCTCAATCGAAAAGAACGTGGTCGGGGCAAACCGGAGACCTTCAACTTTCTCGGCTTTACCATGATCTGTGGCCAGAAGCGCACGGGTGGCTTCCAACTTCTGCGAAGAACCCGCCGCGACCGTCTGCAGCGCACGATACAGCGCGTGAAAGAGGAATTGCAGCGAAGGCGGCACCAGCCGATTCCTGATCAAGGAAAATGGCTGGCGCAGGTGGTCAGGGGCTTTTATGCATACCACGCAGTGCCGACGAACTATCCGGCGCTGCGGCTGTTTCGGGTTCGCATTGCACAGCTCTGGAAGCGCGCGTTGTCACGGCGTGGCCAGCGCGGTCAGTTGACCTGGAAGCAAATGCCCAAACTCGTTGATGCCTGGCTGCCACCACCGCGTATTCTGCATCCTTGGCCCGAGCGTCGCTTCGCCGTCAAGCACCCAAGGTGGGAGCCGTGTGCCTGA
- a CDS encoding exostosin family protein, whose product MQTRMAKERNEAPPSLTLLWCQTGVLEEEWIRFLFSGWRLTERRIPDLDPLEENSLLVLSSNVHPLDRLDPAFLRKVSSLPRIGLFHLSDEWFCGGYEAYRHFRFILRNYHARLFAHPGICVVPLGWTNGTQEKEEADPASRRRSIWTFAGNRNWARHQMVAELVHVVPNQVRLSQPGGSPPLSREEYLSWLRDAAFCPCPMGNVVLETFRVYEALEAGCIPIVEHRFAFDYFRSLLGENPLPSVRSWGEGASYMRRLASDPASLDASQREIRQWWRFYKAKLQREVGEFVLRGLAGEWERSLVERWRFRSGLGHDVRRRVELLRHHSLGAALDRANRGVRERGLSILWRGGPRFKEKGER is encoded by the coding sequence ATGCAAACGAGAATGGCCAAGGAGAGGAACGAAGCGCCCCCCTCGCTGACCCTTCTCTGGTGTCAAACCGGGGTTCTGGAAGAGGAGTGGATCCGCTTTCTTTTTTCGGGTTGGCGTCTCACCGAGCGGAGAATCCCCGATCTCGATCCGCTCGAGGAAAATTCGCTCCTGGTATTGAGCAGCAACGTGCATCCCTTGGATCGACTCGATCCCGCCTTTCTCCGAAAGGTCTCGAGCCTGCCTCGAATCGGGCTCTTCCATCTCTCCGATGAATGGTTTTGCGGTGGATACGAAGCCTATCGGCATTTTCGCTTTATCCTCCGGAACTATCATGCGCGCCTCTTTGCCCATCCGGGCATTTGCGTCGTCCCGCTAGGTTGGACCAATGGAACCCAAGAAAAGGAAGAGGCGGATCCCGCCAGTCGAAGGCGGTCGATCTGGACCTTTGCCGGAAACCGGAACTGGGCACGGCATCAGATGGTTGCCGAGCTTGTGCATGTGGTTCCGAACCAGGTCCGGCTGAGCCAACCCGGCGGCAGTCCCCCTCTCTCACGAGAAGAATATCTCAGCTGGCTTCGGGACGCCGCATTCTGCCCCTGCCCGATGGGCAATGTCGTCCTTGAGACCTTTCGGGTTTATGAGGCATTGGAAGCAGGATGTATCCCGATCGTCGAGCATCGGTTCGCTTTCGATTATTTTCGGTCGCTGCTTGGCGAAAACCCGCTGCCTTCGGTGAGGAGCTGGGGGGAGGGGGCGTCCTATATGCGCAGGCTCGCTTCCGATCCCGCGTCTCTCGACGCCTCTCAGAGGGAGATCCGCCAATGGTGGCGCTTCTACAAGGCAAAGCTGCAAAGGGAGGTGGGAGAGTTTGTCCTTCGGGGCTTAGCCGGAGAATGGGAGCGGTCGCTCGTCGAGAGGTGGCGTTTTCGCTCGGGGCTTGGCCACGACGTCCGTCGGAGAGTGGAGCTGCTGCGCCACCATTCCTTGGGCGCCGCCCTTGACCGGGCGAATCGCGGAGTCCGCGAACGCGGACTATCGATCCTTTGGCGAGGCGGGCCGCGATTCAAGGAGAAGGGCGAGCGCTAG
- a CDS encoding glycosyltransferase family 4 protein — protein MSLVVTTPYRENSILAIARAADGESSLECFYTTLYFAGAQPWASRLPVFGRKIGAELGRRAFPGISASRIRTVASPEELLHVLARRMVGRKLPPVSNAMMYWVKKRFAQGVASRLPWQAADCLIGMYAASWESFREARRRGLLCCLNFVNSHPADQNRYLRELAGLRGAAHQELVPPWVARRVEAELEAADMVLVPSRFVAEQLRRRGVPEEAIEQIPYGVDLSAFHPIVRKPERGDSFVRCLYVGQMAHRKGIPLLLQTARSLVGMPIRFQLLGPVVSPEVLENLPENVEYEGAGLPERVAAQMRQADLFVLPTLEDACALVVLEAMASGLPVVTTTHAGSGEILEGGVEGFVVPAGDRAALREALIHLAEDPGLRRRMGEAARKKVEKAYSWETYGRRVLDALAKRKERPRSARSRGPIGAEPTS, from the coding sequence ATGAGCCTTGTCGTCACCACTCCCTATCGGGAGAATTCGATCCTTGCCATTGCGCGGGCCGCTGATGGGGAGAGCTCCCTCGAATGCTTCTACACCACTCTCTATTTCGCCGGAGCCCAGCCCTGGGCTTCCCGGCTCCCCGTCTTCGGTCGGAAAATCGGAGCGGAGTTGGGGAGGAGGGCCTTTCCGGGTATTTCGGCAAGCAGGATTCGGACCGTGGCAAGCCCGGAGGAGCTCCTGCATGTCCTCGCTCGACGGATGGTCGGCCGCAAGTTGCCGCCGGTATCCAATGCGATGATGTACTGGGTGAAAAAGCGATTTGCGCAGGGGGTAGCCTCTCGCCTGCCATGGCAAGCCGCCGATTGTCTGATTGGAATGTACGCGGCCAGTTGGGAGAGCTTCCGCGAGGCTCGCCGCCGCGGCCTGTTGTGCTGCCTCAATTTCGTGAATAGCCATCCAGCAGACCAGAATCGCTACTTGCGCGAGCTAGCGGGTCTGCGGGGCGCTGCCCATCAGGAGCTGGTTCCTCCATGGGTGGCTCGCCGGGTAGAGGCTGAGCTCGAGGCGGCAGACATGGTGCTTGTCCCATCCCGCTTCGTTGCCGAACAGCTTAGACGAAGAGGAGTTCCGGAGGAGGCGATCGAACAGATTCCCTATGGAGTCGATCTGTCCGCCTTCCATCCGATTGTCCGGAAGCCCGAAAGGGGCGATTCTTTCGTGCGCTGCCTCTATGTCGGCCAGATGGCGCACCGGAAAGGGATCCCTCTTCTGCTCCAAACCGCTCGCTCCCTGGTCGGGATGCCGATTCGGTTCCAGCTGCTGGGACCGGTCGTCAGCCCGGAGGTCCTGGAGAATCTACCGGAGAATGTCGAGTACGAGGGAGCCGGGCTGCCTGAGAGGGTGGCGGCGCAGATGCGTCAAGCCGATCTCTTCGTTCTGCCCACGTTAGAAGACGCCTGTGCCTTGGTGGTCTTGGAGGCGATGGCGAGTGGCCTGCCGGTGGTCACGACGACCCATGCCGGTTCGGGAGAGATCCTCGAGGGGGGCGTGGAAGGCTTCGTGGTGCCGGCAGGAGATCGAGCCGCCCTCCGGGAGGCATTGATCCATCTGGCAGAAGATCCTGGCCTCCGTCGGAGGATGGGGGAAGCGGCGAGAAAGAAGGTGGAGAAGGCCTATTCCTGGGAGACGTATGGCAGGCGGGTCTTGGATGCGCTCGCCAAGCGCAAGGAGCGGCCGCGCTCCGCAAGAAGCCGCGGCCCGATCGGAGCCGAACCAACCTCCTGA
- a CDS encoding bifunctional 2-polyprenyl-6-hydroxyphenol methylase/3-demethylubiquinol 3-O-methyltransferase UbiG, protein MRIDRHLLFHMLGYRAGLLHGDTLVWDRWRWLCRRLPRTANGERLLDVGCGSGAFTIAASLRGYEALGMSWSKADLDAAAARADLSGAKRAKFLVWDARLLHEQKPWKGHFDVVLCLEAVEHILDDAALFRSMAACLVPGGRLLLTTPNFLYRAISREDDGPFQREELGWHVRRGYTPTMLRELCREAGLWVEEISYCSGWCSQKVTALMRKVGSLHPWLGWGVALPFRPAIALCDPWISSLLHWPLFSIGLVAYKPRYPTPGSPPPPGLPEDGAAAPSDAA, encoded by the coding sequence ATGCGAATCGATCGTCATCTCTTGTTCCATATGCTGGGGTATCGGGCCGGGCTGTTGCACGGGGACACGCTGGTCTGGGACCGGTGGCGCTGGCTCTGCCGGCGGCTTCCTCGAACCGCCAACGGGGAACGGCTGCTCGATGTTGGTTGCGGAAGCGGAGCATTTACGATCGCCGCAAGCTTGCGCGGATACGAGGCGCTCGGGATGAGCTGGAGCAAGGCCGATTTGGACGCGGCGGCCGCCCGAGCCGATCTTTCGGGCGCGAAGAGGGCAAAGTTCCTGGTGTGGGATGCTCGGCTCCTCCACGAGCAGAAACCGTGGAAAGGCCATTTTGACGTCGTGCTCTGTCTAGAGGCGGTGGAGCACATTCTGGACGATGCCGCTCTCTTCCGGTCCATGGCGGCATGCCTGGTTCCGGGGGGTCGGCTCCTGCTGACGACCCCCAATTTTCTCTATCGGGCAATCAGCAGGGAGGACGATGGACCCTTTCAGCGGGAGGAGTTGGGTTGGCATGTGCGGAGGGGATATACCCCGACGATGTTGCGGGAGCTTTGCCGGGAGGCGGGCCTGTGGGTCGAGGAGATCTCTTACTGCAGCGGATGGTGTAGCCAGAAGGTGACGGCCCTGATGCGGAAGGTCGGCTCTCTCCATCCCTGGCTAGGGTGGGGAGTCGCTCTCCCGTTTCGGCCAGCGATCGCCCTTTGCGATCCGTGGATCAGCTCCTTGCTGCACTGGCCCCTTTTCAGCATCGGGCTGGTCGCCTACAAGCCGCGCTATCCGACTCCGGGCTCCCCGCCACCTCCTGGGCTTCCGGAGGATGGCGCTGCAGCCCCATCGGATGCGGCGTGA
- a CDS encoding transposase yields the protein MGLARICPGGVPQGASLPGKQLYLFAERLSTAQMASNQLRLYFSALAYALVEALRRLALQGTEWANAQVDTLRLKLVKIGTLVRVSVRRVLLSMSSAYPWKHLFTHVFQMLRC from the coding sequence ATCGGGCTTGCACGGATCTGTCCGGGGGGCGTTCCGCAAGGAGCGTCCCTACCGGGAAAACAGCTCTACCTCTTTGCCGAGCGCCTCTCGACCGCGCAAATGGCCAGCAATCAGCTTCGCCTCTACTTTTCGGCTTTGGCCTATGCCCTGGTCGAAGCGCTGCGACGGCTGGCTCTGCAAGGAACGGAGTGGGCCAACGCCCAGGTCGACACCCTCCGGCTCAAGCTCGTCAAGATCGGCACGCTGGTCCGTGTCAGCGTCCGACGCGTCCTCTTGTCGATGAGCAGCGCCTATCCTTGGAAGCACCTCTTCACCCACGTCTTCCAGATGCTGCGTTGCTGA
- a CDS encoding beta-galactosidase has translation MHSDAERGSGRRVRCLRPRLHERALLRYAVWGAGLLLLLSGRLAAAPGTGIRIEPLPRLVNVESWEAPSPTNGFVYNQERGRLHLVFSCRPGNMQRLLLQQPLEIPRWANTLTFLGIKDNPHATQLKLDLLIRDGAGREYRFYTESIGSGQEGIYRGSRYTTSFTSVGVVRFRVPALGDVEKGGYASSIPGNPPPHPPYTLLGLYLEGHYEGVDRPTNLLFWDFAVARLVPSESAFYYQLNDQESYGELDPTPSLTLADCSDSARMLQVSWEVRDEYAAMPILAGGATYDLEPGKEGQGVNLVQLTEPLRIPVRNPGTYWVLVRARESNIESILPDKIEEREYRLFIPGRPGEKAAQWPLSRQVPNQYVRIGSTARDHSYLYSPQEPFLVPVAFFRPPGEFLYKIRVRRYPWGEELRSIEVQPAWQGEDPFVYTLDLRTLSPGLYEIEAEVGTGMRPFDRVTRLFAKLDGSSGLAERSEPIPAEVPSFQEELERKTPLLSVTPIFDRTADVPHRWKSFADAVASLPPLFRAIEWVVPWSVLEPYPGVYDWSELDRILNHAKEKRIGIFLWITFEAEALPEWVPSDYAEDRNHQMFGITPIYLFHGGRLNYLAPPLKERIVALFSRLAARYRASPALHGYFVMDETYGRVPAGYEPETQAEFREECQRRWTTLDELNHRWRTKFAHWEEVEAPSPASSESWKADWSDFYSARLGSFHQKIVEAIRKEDPKRLIFVEGFYSWEVEQWMRDHGCAMANGGAQDPATLGGAMMERAEIGFEERSESVSMVWGDYPTRIDDTVFTAALGGGANCIGLRTYLWPKDPNHPGSWYNPPASLDRLERFVPILGELRATASMPYDAYLFSESFHNCDPGDMMTLAQSALTFGVGSLPKAWQGKMLFVIQAEQERLRERRIQELVDYAKNGGILVLCAGAGRKSPDRPGEDWILLRALGFQPPVNPEVRYYAKAKAVPGTIFPAGAGPFELHTCGQGYASPPDAQALARFVDEPGEPAISWRPFGKGKVVVIWASAIVPPLVSEGHGTGDPSYPFLRDVASWGGVPLFLESTNVHFWPNLLKSKSKEIYYCLAGRLMWFDNGEKSERGNIRLPLLPEGRYQVSELITRSNRGIVSADSLRKEGLPVALLPREVAILRLERIE, from the coding sequence ATGCATAGCGACGCGGAAAGGGGCAGTGGGCGAAGAGTGCGCTGCCTGCGCCCTCGGCTCCATGAGCGCGCGCTCCTGCGGTATGCCGTGTGGGGAGCGGGGCTGCTCTTGCTCTTGAGCGGGCGCCTTGCCGCTGCACCTGGGACGGGGATCCGGATCGAACCGCTCCCTCGCTTGGTCAATGTCGAGAGTTGGGAGGCTCCCAGCCCGACCAACGGGTTCGTTTACAACCAGGAACGAGGCCGTTTGCACCTCGTTTTCTCCTGCCGTCCAGGAAATATGCAGAGGCTGCTTTTGCAGCAGCCGCTCGAGATCCCTCGCTGGGCCAATACCCTGACCTTTTTGGGGATCAAGGACAATCCCCACGCAACCCAGCTCAAGCTTGACCTGCTGATCCGGGACGGCGCGGGGAGGGAATATCGCTTCTATACCGAGTCGATCGGCTCGGGCCAGGAAGGAATCTATCGGGGAAGTCGCTATACGACCTCATTCACTTCCGTGGGAGTCGTCCGATTTCGGGTCCCGGCGCTCGGCGATGTGGAAAAGGGCGGATATGCGTCGTCCATTCCGGGCAATCCCCCGCCCCATCCACCCTATACGCTGCTCGGACTCTATCTGGAAGGACACTATGAAGGCGTGGACCGGCCGACCAACCTTCTGTTCTGGGATTTTGCGGTCGCCCGGCTCGTCCCTTCCGAATCCGCATTTTACTATCAGCTGAATGATCAGGAAAGCTACGGAGAACTGGATCCCACCCCGTCGCTGACCCTGGCTGATTGCAGCGATTCGGCACGCATGCTTCAGGTTAGCTGGGAGGTTCGAGACGAGTATGCCGCGATGCCGATCCTCGCCGGCGGAGCCACCTATGATTTGGAGCCAGGAAAGGAGGGCCAAGGGGTGAATCTGGTCCAGTTGACCGAGCCGTTGAGGATTCCCGTTCGGAACCCGGGAACCTATTGGGTCCTGGTCCGTGCTCGAGAGTCCAACATCGAGAGCATTCTGCCCGACAAGATAGAAGAAAGGGAATATCGCCTCTTCATCCCCGGAAGGCCCGGGGAGAAGGCGGCACAGTGGCCGTTGTCTCGGCAGGTTCCCAATCAATACGTGAGGATCGGCTCTACGGCTCGCGATCATTCGTATCTCTACAGCCCGCAGGAACCCTTTCTCGTTCCGGTGGCCTTTTTTCGTCCTCCGGGCGAGTTCCTTTACAAGATCCGCGTTCGGCGCTACCCGTGGGGAGAGGAGCTTCGATCGATCGAGGTGCAACCCGCTTGGCAGGGGGAGGATCCGTTCGTCTATACGCTCGACCTTCGGACCTTGTCCCCCGGGCTCTACGAGATCGAAGCCGAGGTAGGGACGGGGATGCGTCCTTTCGATCGAGTGACCCGTCTCTTTGCGAAATTGGATGGCTCTTCAGGCCTGGCCGAGAGGTCCGAGCCGATTCCTGCCGAGGTCCCCTCGTTTCAAGAGGAGCTGGAGCGAAAGACACCGCTGCTCTCCGTTACGCCAATCTTCGACAGGACGGCCGACGTGCCCCATCGCTGGAAGAGTTTCGCCGACGCCGTGGCGAGCTTGCCGCCTCTCTTTCGCGCAATCGAATGGGTTGTCCCCTGGTCGGTTCTCGAACCCTATCCCGGAGTGTACGACTGGAGTGAGCTCGATCGCATCTTGAATCACGCTAAGGAAAAAAGAATCGGCATCTTCCTCTGGATTACCTTTGAAGCGGAAGCTCTGCCGGAATGGGTGCCTTCCGACTACGCGGAAGACAGGAATCACCAGATGTTCGGGATCACTCCGATCTATCTCTTCCACGGGGGACGACTCAATTACCTGGCTCCGCCGCTCAAGGAGCGAATCGTGGCCCTCTTTTCCCGGTTGGCTGCTCGATATCGCGCCTCTCCGGCGCTCCACGGCTATTTCGTCATGGATGAGACTTACGGCCGCGTGCCGGCCGGCTACGAACCGGAAACTCAGGCTGAGTTTCGGGAGGAATGTCAACGACGGTGGACGACGCTGGACGAGCTGAATCATCGCTGGCGGACCAAGTTCGCCCATTGGGAGGAGGTGGAAGCTCCTTCGCCGGCTTCTTCGGAGAGCTGGAAGGCGGACTGGTCGGACTTCTATTCCGCGCGTTTGGGCTCCTTTCACCAGAAGATCGTCGAAGCCATCCGCAAGGAGGATCCGAAGCGGCTGATCTTTGTCGAAGGATTCTATTCCTGGGAGGTGGAGCAGTGGATGCGAGACCACGGTTGCGCGATGGCCAACGGCGGGGCGCAGGATCCGGCTACCCTTGGGGGCGCCATGATGGAGCGGGCCGAGATCGGATTTGAGGAACGAAGCGAATCGGTTTCGATGGTCTGGGGCGATTATCCCACGCGGATCGATGACACGGTGTTCACTGCGGCTTTGGGCGGTGGAGCGAATTGCATCGGCCTGAGAACCTATCTCTGGCCGAAGGATCCGAATCATCCCGGGAGCTGGTACAACCCGCCGGCATCCCTCGATCGCCTGGAGCGGTTCGTTCCGATCCTGGGGGAGCTAAGAGCAACCGCTTCGATGCCTTATGACGCGTATCTCTTCTCTGAGAGTTTTCATAATTGCGATCCCGGGGATATGATGACCCTGGCGCAGTCCGCTCTGACCTTCGGTGTCGGCTCCCTACCCAAGGCTTGGCAAGGCAAGATGCTCTTTGTCATTCAGGCGGAGCAGGAACGGTTGCGAGAAAGACGCATTCAGGAGCTAGTGGACTATGCAAAAAACGGTGGGATTCTTGTTTTGTGCGCCGGGGCCGGCCGAAAGAGTCCGGATCGACCGGGAGAGGACTGGATTCTGCTCCGCGCGCTCGGCTTTCAGCCACCTGTCAATCCAGAAGTGCGCTATTATGCGAAAGCCAAGGCGGTTCCGGGGACCATCTTTCCCGCAGGCGCTGGTCCATTCGAGTTGCATACCTGCGGACAGGGGTATGCATCGCCGCCAGACGCCCAGGCTCTGGCGCGCTTTGTGGATGAGCCTGGAGAACCGGCGATAAGCTGGAGGCCATTCGGAAAGGGCAAGGTAGTGGTGATCTGGGCCTCCGCGATCGTCCCGCCCTTGGTGAGCGAAGGACATGGCACGGGAGATCCCTCCTATCCCTTCCTTCGCGACGTGGCTTCCTGGGGAGGGGTGCCTCTCTTTCTCGAAAGTACAAACGTTCATTTCTGGCCGAACCTCCTCAAGAGCAAGTCGAAGGAGATCTACTATTGCCTCGCGGGGCGGCTCATGTGGTTCGACAATGGAGAAAAGAGCGAAAGAGGGAATATTCGCCTTCCGCTGCTCCCGGAAGGGCGTTACCAGGTTTCGGAGCTCATTACCCGGTCCAACCGCGGCATCGTGAGCGCGGATTCCCTCAGGAAAGAGGGCTTGCCGGTAGCTCTCTTGCCCCGGGAGGTCGCGATCCTCCGGCTCGAACGGATAGAATGA